In Janibacter alkaliphilus, the following proteins share a genomic window:
- a CDS encoding alcohol dehydrogenase catalytic domain-containing protein — MRAVVFENFQTFPVLTEVERPTPGPGEVLLKVAGSGACHSDVGVFDEFESDPTGLMTPSFVLGHEASGWVEEVGPGVSGFAKGDAYLVYGPIGCGRCPACSRGQDTYCAQPQQVGYLATGLGRDGGMAEYMTAPARNLVPLGDADPVAAAPLADAGLTPYHAIKRALPHLAGGGRYALAIGLGGLGIVGVQILGALTGATIIATDLKPEAMAAAEQLGAVTVPGGEGQAEAIREITGGRGVDAVFDFVGAGPTIALAAAVVAQRGSVTIVGIGGGTLEWSFFGMPYEVNFSSTYWGTIEELHEVVAMYRAGQIDPPVERFALDDALEAYRQLRDGELDARAVIVPHA, encoded by the coding sequence GTGCGCGCCGTCGTCTTCGAGAACTTCCAGACCTTCCCCGTCCTCACCGAGGTGGAGCGGCCCACCCCCGGGCCGGGGGAGGTGCTGCTGAAGGTGGCCGGCTCCGGCGCGTGCCACTCCGACGTCGGGGTCTTCGACGAGTTCGAGTCCGACCCGACCGGGCTGATGACGCCCTCCTTCGTCCTCGGTCACGAGGCCTCCGGGTGGGTCGAGGAGGTGGGCCCGGGCGTCTCCGGCTTCGCGAAGGGGGATGCCTACCTCGTCTACGGGCCGATCGGGTGCGGTCGGTGCCCGGCGTGCTCGCGGGGCCAGGACACCTACTGCGCCCAGCCGCAGCAGGTCGGCTACCTGGCGACCGGGCTCGGTCGGGACGGCGGCATGGCGGAGTACATGACCGCCCCGGCACGCAACCTCGTGCCGCTCGGCGACGCCGACCCGGTGGCCGCCGCGCCGCTCGCCGATGCTGGGCTGACTCCCTACCACGCGATCAAGCGGGCGCTGCCGCACCTGGCCGGCGGTGGGCGCTACGCGCTGGCCATCGGGCTCGGCGGGCTGGGCATCGTCGGTGTGCAGATCCTGGGGGCGCTGACCGGGGCGACGATCATCGCCACCGACCTCAAGCCCGAGGCGATGGCCGCCGCCGAGCAGCTCGGCGCGGTCACCGTGCCCGGCGGGGAGGGCCAGGCGGAGGCGATCCGGGAGATCACCGGCGGTCGCGGGGTGGACGCCGTCTTCGACTTCGTCGGAGCGGGGCCGACGATCGCCCTGGCCGCGGCGGTCGTCGCCCAGCGCGGCTCGGTCACCATCGTCGGCATCGGTGGCGGGACCCTCGAGTGGAGCTTCTTCGGGATGCCCTACGAGGTGAACTTCTCCTCGACCTACTGGGGCACCATCGAGGAGCTGCACGAGGTCGTCGCGATGTACCGCGCCGGGCAGATCGACCCGCCGGTGGAGCGCTTCGCCCTGGACGACGCCCTGGAGGCGTATCGGCAGCTGCGCGACGGTGAGCTCGACGCACGTGCGGTGATCGTCCCGCACGCCTGA
- a CDS encoding gluconokinase produces MSQRSSRQIVVMGVSGTGKTVLGRALAEALECDFVEGDAHHPPANIAKMSAGHPLDDDDRRPWLEELGSNLGRYRANGVGVVLACSSLKRSYRDILRGDGPMDATCFVHIDLPFEVLEARMKARDHFMPASLLQSQFDTLEALQDDECAIIVNDDDPVAELVDGVVVRLAD; encoded by the coding sequence ATGAGCCAGCGCAGCAGCAGGCAGATCGTCGTCATGGGAGTCTCCGGGACGGGCAAGACCGTGCTGGGGCGGGCGCTGGCGGAGGCGCTGGAGTGCGACTTCGTCGAAGGGGACGCCCACCACCCGCCGGCGAACATCGCCAAGATGTCGGCGGGGCACCCGCTCGACGACGACGACCGACGACCGTGGCTGGAGGAGCTGGGCTCGAACCTCGGGCGGTACCGGGCGAACGGGGTCGGCGTCGTGCTGGCCTGCTCGTCGCTGAAGCGCTCCTACCGAGACATCCTGCGCGGCGACGGGCCGATGGACGCCACCTGCTTCGTGCACATCGACCTCCCCTTCGAGGTGCTCGAGGCGCGGATGAAGGCGCGCGACCACTTCATGCCGGCGTCGCTGCTGCAGTCGCAGTTCGACACCCTCGAGGCGCTGCAGGACGACGAGTGCGCGATCATCGTCAACGACGACGACCCCGTCGCCGAGCTCGTCGACGGTGTCGTCGTGCGCCTCGCAGACTGA